The Hymenobacter sp. GOD-10R genome includes a window with the following:
- a CDS encoding glycoside hydrolase family 2 protein, translating into MNKYRLLLLALTLASPLAAQQRYELNSGWKATPIAKVKADGQAISQSSFATTNWLPAVVPGTVLTTQLENKQVPDPFFGMNNNRIPDIYKTGRDYYTYWFAKDFKEASAKGDDQVWLHFRGVNYSCEVFLNGQKLNKKTHHGMFLRQTYNITPYLAKDGNNRLAVVVYPPDPVGNPNGGQGGDGTIARGVATQYTAGWDWIRPIRDRNTGIWDKVTIEKTKQVNLKNPHIITRVPGVRQSKGAQQPATIQVTTELENPTAKAVTGVVQYTLAGQTVKQSVSLPARTTKQVSLPALTLQNPKLWWPNGYGPQNLYQLKMQFLVGGKTVSDEENVQVGVREIRHQWNDKTQSMQVLLNGQKVFIKGGNWIISDAMLRFTKARYDTEIRFHRDMNLNLIRVWGGALVERPEFYEACDKYGMLVMQDFWMSGDANGRWVDPMKLEDQWTRRQYPNDHRLFVNSVADQVKMVRNYPSLAIWCGGNEITPPKDILTAMQDTLLPRLDGTRWFVPYSNSDSMSYNNQGGNGDGPYGIQPISRFWAHQTYPFNSEVGSVGVGDYESLERFLPAANMVPPQYLGPKSKPTEKVDSVWDYHTYIGYEQYLLPYGAPKDARDFGLKAQLVNYDQYRALMEGFSSHMWEWYTGSIIWKTQNPWTAMRGQMYDYYLDPNACLYGLRNGSEPLHVMYNPVDTMVMITNNTFEVKRDMMLVVDTYDMAGRKTNVTQVIVEINPSMSKKYLPVNGVVRQMAKEKGMFLSLQLQDFNKKVISNNFYWLSDAKGEYSGLKGMAKTAVKVTTKQRAKDKIEVTLTNPANGPVAFFNRLALVNPKTQKRILPVFYTDNYVSVLPGESKTVMLDYTPTSDVTAPVVSVEGWNVEKQLLPVAGSN; encoded by the coding sequence ATGAACAAGTATCGACTCCTGCTGCTGGCGCTGACTCTGGCTAGCCCCTTGGCGGCGCAGCAACGCTACGAGCTTAATTCTGGCTGGAAAGCCACACCCATTGCCAAGGTAAAAGCCGACGGCCAAGCCATTTCGCAGTCGTCTTTTGCTACCACCAACTGGTTGCCCGCCGTGGTGCCCGGCACGGTGCTGACCACCCAACTCGAAAACAAGCAGGTGCCCGATCCATTCTTCGGGATGAACAATAACCGCATCCCCGACATCTACAAAACGGGCCGCGACTACTACACGTATTGGTTTGCCAAGGATTTCAAAGAGGCATCCGCTAAAGGCGACGACCAAGTGTGGCTGCACTTCCGCGGGGTAAACTACAGCTGTGAGGTGTTCTTGAACGGGCAGAAGCTCAACAAGAAGACGCACCACGGCATGTTCTTGCGCCAGACCTATAATATCACGCCCTACCTAGCCAAGGACGGCAACAACCGCCTAGCCGTGGTGGTGTACCCTCCTGACCCCGTGGGCAACCCCAACGGCGGCCAAGGTGGCGACGGTACCATTGCCCGTGGCGTGGCCACGCAGTACACCGCAGGCTGGGACTGGATTCGGCCCATCCGGGACCGCAACACTGGCATTTGGGACAAAGTAACCATCGAGAAAACCAAGCAGGTCAATCTCAAAAACCCGCACATAATCACCCGCGTGCCCGGCGTGCGCCAGTCCAAAGGCGCGCAGCAGCCCGCCACTATTCAGGTAACGACCGAGCTAGAGAACCCGACTGCCAAAGCCGTAACCGGCGTGGTGCAGTACACCCTAGCGGGCCAGACGGTGAAGCAGTCGGTGAGCCTGCCTGCGCGCACCACTAAGCAGGTGAGCTTGCCTGCCCTAACCCTGCAAAATCCCAAGCTGTGGTGGCCCAACGGTTACGGCCCGCAAAACCTCTACCAGCTGAAAATGCAGTTCCTGGTAGGGGGCAAAACGGTATCGGATGAGGAAAACGTGCAGGTAGGCGTGCGCGAAATCCGCCATCAGTGGAACGACAAGACCCAGAGCATGCAAGTGCTGCTCAATGGCCAGAAAGTATTTATAAAGGGCGGCAACTGGATTATTTCTGATGCGATGCTGCGCTTCACCAAGGCGCGCTACGATACCGAAATCCGGTTTCACCGCGATATGAATTTGAACCTTATCCGTGTGTGGGGTGGCGCGCTCGTCGAGCGGCCCGAGTTTTACGAGGCCTGCGACAAGTACGGCATGCTCGTAATGCAGGACTTTTGGATGTCGGGTGACGCGAACGGCCGCTGGGTGGACCCTATGAAGCTGGAAGATCAGTGGACCCGCCGCCAGTACCCCAACGACCACCGGCTGTTTGTGAACTCGGTGGCCGACCAAGTGAAAATGGTGCGCAACTACCCCTCGTTGGCCATCTGGTGCGGCGGCAACGAAATCACGCCACCCAAGGATATTCTGACGGCCATGCAAGATACCCTCTTGCCCCGACTCGACGGCACGCGCTGGTTTGTGCCGTACTCCAACTCAGACAGCATGTCCTACAACAACCAGGGCGGCAATGGCGACGGACCCTATGGCATTCAACCCATCAGCCGCTTTTGGGCGCACCAAACCTATCCTTTCAACTCAGAAGTAGGCTCGGTAGGCGTCGGTGATTATGAGTCACTGGAACGCTTCCTGCCGGCTGCCAACATGGTGCCGCCCCAGTACCTAGGTCCGAAAAGCAAGCCCACCGAGAAAGTGGATTCGGTGTGGGATTACCACACTTACATCGGCTACGAGCAGTACCTGCTGCCCTATGGCGCCCCCAAAGACGCCCGCGACTTTGGCCTGAAAGCTCAGCTCGTGAATTATGACCAGTACCGCGCCCTCATGGAAGGCTTCAGCTCGCACATGTGGGAGTGGTACACGGGCAGCATCATCTGGAAAACCCAAAACCCCTGGACCGCCATGCGCGGCCAGATGTACGACTACTACCTCGACCCCAACGCCTGCCTCTACGGCTTGCGCAACGGCAGCGAGCCGCTCCACGTGATGTACAACCCCGTGGACACGATGGTGATGATTACCAACAATACCTTCGAGGTGAAGCGCGACATGATGCTAGTAGTCGACACCTACGACATGGCCGGCAGAAAGACCAACGTCACGCAGGTAATCGTGGAAATCAATCCATCGATGTCGAAGAAGTACCTGCCCGTGAACGGGGTAGTGCGGCAGATGGCAAAGGAGAAAGGTATGTTCCTTTCGCTTCAGTTGCAGGACTTCAATAAGAAGGTCATCAGCAACAATTTCTACTGGCTTTCAGATGCCAAAGGCGAGTACTCGGGCCTAAAAGGTATGGCCAAAACAGCAGTGAAAGTAACCACCAAGCAAAGAGCCAAGGATAAAATCGAAGTAACGCTAACCAATCCCGCCAACGGTCCGGTGGCTTTCTTCAACCGCCTAGCCTTGGTAAACCCCAAAACGCAGAAGCGTATCCTACCCGTGTTCTACACCGATAACTACGTGTCGGTGCTGCCGGGCGAGAGCAAAACGGTGATGCTGGACTATACCCCCACCTCGGATGTAACGGCGCCGGTGGTGTCAGTGGAAGGTTGGAACGTGGAGAAGCAGCTGCTGCCCGTAGCAGGCAGCAACTAA
- a CDS encoding family 20 glycosylhydrolase, whose amino-acid sequence MKPTLPIKTLFCLLFSLLCGGGAAAQSSTDAYALIPYPTSLVPASGSFTITNATKLALPGEAKRFAQEAEQLQGLLTNNLGQPLKKTTAAAANTIVLVYDKSIAAPEAYRLTITPQQVTLTAKEPAGMFRAMQTVRQLLPATIEKAQKSAAPLRLPALQIQDQPAYSWRGMHLDVARHFFSLDYLRKYIDLLALYKFNKLHLHLTDDQGWRLEIKKYPDLTTKGAWRTFNNQDSSCIRKSKDNSDFALEPKHLRQRNGQTEYGGFYTQQQMKDLIAFAAARHIEIIPEVDMPGHMMAAIKAYPFLTCTGNVGWGKEFSVPLCPCNESTYEFTQNVLSEVAALFPSQYIHIGADEVEKTTWAQAGVCTELMQKEGLKNVNELQSYFVRQIEKFLQSKGKKMIGWDEVLDGGVDASATVMYWRSWVPDAPAKAARNGNQVIMTTNNPLYFDYLPDKNSVDKVYHFEVAPKDLGPEGAKAILGAQANLWTEQVPSENRADYMVMPRMTALAEVVWTNKSNYTSYQQRLKQHYARLAELNVHYRVPDLAGFAEESVFTTSTNLTVQKPLANLILHYTTDGSAPTDTSPVLTKPLPINKPTTVKLAAFTPEGLKGDTYTINYKQQTYAEPTNAKATEAGLKATYFEGYFKAAARMQEATAKGSTTVQAIAVPAQANADKFGVRFRGYLAIPETGIYTFYLTCDDGGTLRIADRLVVDNDGLHSAIEKSGQVALAKGLQPLALDFVEGGGGYTLLLKYSKDGSEPQPVPASWLKQ is encoded by the coding sequence ATGAAGCCAACGCTGCCGATCAAAACGCTCTTCTGCCTACTCTTTTCCTTACTTTGTGGGGGAGGCGCGGCGGCTCAGTCATCCACTGACGCATACGCGCTGATTCCGTACCCGACGTCTTTGGTGCCGGCGAGTGGGAGCTTCACCATCACGAACGCCACCAAGCTAGCTTTGCCGGGCGAGGCCAAACGGTTTGCGCAGGAAGCAGAGCAGTTGCAAGGCTTGCTGACAAATAACCTAGGTCAGCCGCTGAAGAAGACCACGGCAGCGGCGGCGAATACTATCGTACTGGTCTACGACAAGTCGATAGCGGCCCCTGAAGCCTACCGCCTGACGATTACCCCCCAGCAAGTAACGCTCACCGCCAAAGAGCCAGCGGGCATGTTCCGGGCCATGCAAACGGTGCGACAGTTACTGCCTGCCACCATCGAAAAGGCGCAGAAAAGCGCGGCTCCGCTGCGTTTGCCGGCGTTGCAGATTCAGGACCAGCCCGCTTACTCCTGGCGTGGCATGCACCTGGATGTAGCCCGGCACTTCTTCTCCCTCGACTACTTGAGGAAGTACATCGACCTGCTGGCCCTCTATAAGTTCAACAAGCTGCACCTGCACCTAACAGACGACCAAGGCTGGCGCCTCGAAATCAAGAAGTACCCAGACCTGACGACCAAAGGCGCGTGGCGCACCTTTAACAACCAGGATTCCAGCTGCATCAGAAAATCGAAGGATAACTCTGATTTTGCTCTGGAGCCAAAGCACTTGCGGCAGCGCAACGGCCAAACGGAGTACGGCGGCTTCTACACCCAGCAGCAGATGAAGGACCTCATTGCCTTCGCCGCGGCCCGGCACATTGAGATCATCCCGGAAGTAGACATGCCCGGCCATATGATGGCTGCCATCAAAGCCTACCCGTTTCTGACGTGCACCGGCAACGTCGGTTGGGGCAAAGAGTTTTCCGTGCCCCTGTGCCCGTGCAACGAAAGCACCTACGAGTTTACCCAAAACGTGCTGAGCGAAGTAGCCGCGTTGTTCCCAAGCCAATACATCCACATTGGCGCCGATGAGGTGGAGAAAACCACGTGGGCTCAAGCCGGCGTTTGCACCGAGCTGATGCAGAAGGAAGGGCTCAAGAACGTCAATGAGTTACAGAGTTACTTTGTCCGTCAGATCGAGAAGTTCTTGCAGTCGAAGGGCAAGAAGATGATCGGGTGGGATGAGGTGCTCGATGGTGGCGTGGATGCCTCGGCCACCGTGATGTACTGGCGCAGCTGGGTACCCGACGCGCCGGCGAAGGCCGCCCGCAACGGCAACCAGGTTATCATGACCACGAACAATCCGCTCTACTTCGACTACCTACCCGACAAAAACTCGGTTGATAAAGTCTACCACTTCGAGGTAGCGCCCAAAGACCTAGGTCCGGAAGGCGCCAAGGCTATCCTAGGTGCCCAGGCGAACCTTTGGACGGAGCAAGTGCCCTCCGAGAACCGCGCCGACTACATGGTGATGCCCCGCATGACCGCCCTGGCCGAAGTCGTCTGGACGAACAAGTCGAATTACACGTCCTATCAGCAACGGCTCAAACAGCACTATGCCCGATTAGCTGAGCTCAACGTGCACTACCGCGTGCCAGACCTAGCGGGCTTCGCGGAAGAAAGCGTGTTCACGACGAGCACCAATCTGACCGTGCAGAAGCCCCTAGCCAACCTGATCCTGCATTACACTACTGACGGCAGCGCTCCAACGGACACCTCGCCCGTGCTGACCAAGCCGCTGCCCATCAACAAGCCCACTACCGTAAAGCTAGCTGCGTTTACCCCGGAAGGCCTGAAAGGCGACACCTATACCATCAACTACAAGCAGCAGACGTACGCGGAGCCTACCAATGCAAAAGCAACCGAAGCGGGCTTGAAGGCCACTTACTTTGAAGGGTATTTCAAGGCTGCCGCTCGAATGCAGGAAGCTACGGCCAAAGGCAGTACTACGGTGCAAGCCATTGCCGTGCCTGCGCAGGCCAACGCTGACAAGTTTGGAGTGCGGTTTCGCGGCTACCTAGCTATTCCCGAAACCGGCATCTACACCTTCTACCTGACCTGCGACGACGGCGGCACGCTGCGCATCGCCGACCGTCTGGTAGTCGACAACGACGGCCTGCATTCGGCCATCGAGAAGAGCGGACAGGTTGCCCTCGCCAAAGGGCTCCAGCCCCTAGCACTCGACTTTGTGGAGGGTGGGGGAGGGTACACACTCCTGCTCAAATACAGCAAAGATGGCAGCGAGCCCCAACCGGTGCCAGCTAGCTGGCTGAAGCAGTAG
- a CDS encoding GH92 family glycosyl hydrolase, whose translation MDHYTTRLKLSIVALTSGLIALAACTSTQQAATTSRASKERSLTQYVDPYIGTGFHGHVFLGANVPFGAVQLGPVNLSEGWDWCSGYHYSDSTIVGFSHTHLSGTGIGDLGDVAVMPTTGAVLVIKGKKDPSKGFVSLFSHKEERTKPGYYSVRLKRYDIKAELTATERVGFHQYTFPKAEEAHLVIDLQQGIGWDLATDAHIEQLNDSTLIGYRYSKGWAVDQRLYFAAVLSKPIRNFTSLQVTDSLGNTTPTAKGNRLKGVVTFTTKAGEKVKLKVGISPVSTDNALANIRAEVPHWNFDKIVAQADAAWNKELQKVRIQADDKARLTTFYTALYHTMIAPSIFNDHNGDYWGTDKQVHKNASFTNLTTFSLWDTYRAAHPLFTILQPERVNDMVSTMLAIYQQQGKLPVWHLMGNETNCMVGYSAVPVVADAYLKGFKGFDANLAYEAMKTTAMRDELGLASVKELGFIPANSEAESVSKGLEYAIDDWCIAQMAKKMGKADDYAYFSKRAKNYENYFDKKVGFMRGRVSQNEWRTPFNPFTSVHMKSDFTEGNPWQYTWLVPQDVEGLIGLLGGEKRFSQKLDSLFVVKGNMGEEASNDISGLIGMYAHGNEPSHHIAYMYSYVGQPWKTADQVRFITNNFYTTKPDGIIGNEDVGQMSAWHVFSTLGFYPLNPANGAYVFGSPVIKEATISLADGKTLAIEAKNNGPANKYIQNITLNGKPYTKSYITHQQLMEGGKLVFEMGSQPSSTWGVAPEDRPRSVMQ comes from the coding sequence ATGGATCATTACACCACCCGATTAAAACTCTCTATTGTCGCGCTGACTAGTGGTCTGATAGCTTTGGCGGCCTGCACCAGCACCCAGCAGGCTGCTACCACAAGCAGGGCAAGCAAAGAGCGTAGCCTCACGCAGTACGTCGACCCCTACATCGGCACGGGTTTTCATGGCCACGTTTTTTTGGGCGCCAATGTCCCGTTTGGAGCGGTGCAGCTCGGGCCGGTGAACCTCTCCGAAGGCTGGGACTGGTGTTCCGGATACCATTACTCCGATTCGACCATCGTCGGCTTCTCCCACACGCACCTGAGCGGCACGGGCATCGGCGACCTAGGTGATGTGGCCGTGATGCCGACCACGGGCGCGGTCTTGGTTATTAAAGGGAAAAAAGATCCTAGTAAGGGCTTTGTTTCGCTGTTCTCGCACAAGGAAGAACGCACGAAGCCAGGCTACTACTCCGTGCGTCTGAAGCGCTACGATATCAAAGCGGAGCTGACGGCTACCGAACGAGTAGGCTTCCACCAATACACCTTCCCGAAGGCTGAGGAGGCGCACCTCGTCATCGACTTGCAGCAAGGAATCGGGTGGGACCTAGCGACGGATGCCCACATTGAGCAGCTCAACGACTCTACGCTCATCGGCTACCGCTACTCCAAAGGGTGGGCCGTCGACCAGCGTCTGTATTTTGCGGCGGTACTCTCGAAGCCTATCCGCAATTTCACCAGCTTGCAGGTAACGGACTCGCTCGGCAACACAACGCCTACCGCGAAAGGCAATCGACTAAAAGGAGTTGTGACCTTCACTACGAAAGCAGGGGAGAAGGTAAAGCTGAAAGTGGGTATCTCGCCCGTGAGCACTGACAATGCCTTGGCGAACATCCGCGCCGAAGTTCCCCATTGGAACTTCGACAAGATCGTTGCCCAAGCTGACGCGGCCTGGAACAAGGAGCTGCAAAAGGTGCGCATCCAAGCTGATGACAAAGCTCGGCTGACGACTTTTTACACGGCTCTGTACCACACCATGATTGCCCCCTCTATCTTCAACGACCACAACGGCGACTATTGGGGCACGGATAAGCAGGTACACAAAAATGCTTCCTTCACCAACCTGACGACCTTCTCCCTCTGGGATACGTACCGGGCCGCACATCCGCTGTTTACCATACTGCAGCCCGAGCGGGTGAATGACATGGTGAGCACCATGCTCGCTATTTACCAGCAACAGGGCAAGCTGCCCGTGTGGCACCTGATGGGCAATGAAACCAACTGCATGGTGGGCTACAGCGCCGTACCCGTGGTGGCCGATGCGTACTTGAAAGGCTTCAAGGGCTTCGATGCTAACCTAGCCTACGAGGCGATGAAGACCACCGCTATGCGCGACGAATTAGGCTTGGCTTCCGTGAAAGAGCTAGGGTTCATTCCCGCCAACAGCGAAGCTGAAAGCGTGTCGAAGGGCCTGGAGTACGCCATCGATGACTGGTGCATTGCGCAAATGGCCAAGAAGATGGGCAAAGCCGACGACTACGCCTACTTCAGCAAACGCGCTAAAAACTACGAGAATTACTTCGACAAAAAGGTAGGGTTTATGCGCGGTCGGGTTTCGCAAAACGAGTGGCGCACGCCCTTCAACCCGTTCACCTCCGTGCACATGAAGAGCGACTTCACGGAAGGCAACCCCTGGCAATATACCTGGCTGGTGCCGCAGGATGTGGAAGGCTTGATTGGCTTGCTAGGTGGCGAAAAGCGCTTCAGCCAAAAGCTCGATTCATTGTTTGTCGTGAAGGGGAATATGGGCGAGGAAGCCTCCAATGACATCTCGGGGCTCATTGGCATGTATGCCCACGGCAACGAGCCCAGTCACCACATTGCTTATATGTACAGCTACGTAGGTCAGCCGTGGAAAACAGCCGATCAGGTGCGGTTCATTACCAATAACTTCTACACCACCAAACCCGACGGCATCATCGGCAACGAAGACGTGGGCCAAATGTCGGCGTGGCACGTCTTCTCGACGCTAGGCTTCTATCCCTTGAACCCAGCCAACGGCGCTTATGTATTCGGGAGCCCCGTCATCAAGGAAGCTACTATTTCCCTAGCCGATGGCAAAACGCTCGCCATCGAAGCCAAGAACAACGGCCCAGCCAACAAGTACATCCAGAATATTACCCTGAACGGCAAGCCATACACCAAGTCCTACATCACCCACCAGCAATTGATGGAGGGCGGTAAGCTTGTATTTGAGATGGGCAGCCAACCTAGCTCCACTTGGGGCGTTGCACCAGAAGATCGGCCTAGGTCGGTAATGCAGTAG
- a CDS encoding LacI family DNA-binding transcriptional regulator has product MGKNAVRIKDIAAKANVSVGTVDRVIHNRGRVAEDVRQKVLSMMKELEYEPNMIARTLGSNRTYHLAAIQPNHTLDPYWQAPWDGINKAARELQQYGIELTIYSYDMAQVGSFLEQAELATQSHPHGILIAPLFYRESLPFFERWHQLRIPYVLFNTDIAEIKPLSYVGQDSYQSGFLAGKLLQFGQSQPGTFLIAHIAEDIANSVHVTQKERGFRDYFAQLAAAQPGSSKQDGHNPYKIISIDLPYPTEQSFAQKLTQLLDQEQQQLRGIFVSTSKAYEIAPYLKKYPTDIRLVGYDLLEENIHFLKEGTIDFLINQNPKEQGYYGLYALADQLIFKKDVSPLKYLPLDIIAKENLHYYVEK; this is encoded by the coding sequence ATGGGAAAAAACGCGGTACGTATTAAAGATATAGCAGCCAAAGCGAATGTTTCGGTCGGAACAGTTGACCGGGTCATTCATAACCGCGGCCGTGTGGCGGAGGATGTGCGGCAGAAGGTGCTCTCCATGATGAAGGAGCTCGAATACGAGCCCAACATGATTGCGCGCACCCTAGGTTCTAACCGCACATACCACCTAGCTGCCATTCAGCCCAATCACACCCTAGACCCTTACTGGCAAGCGCCGTGGGATGGCATCAACAAAGCAGCCCGGGAACTACAGCAGTACGGTATCGAACTGACCATTTACTCGTACGATATGGCCCAGGTTGGCTCCTTCCTAGAGCAGGCCGAACTAGCAACGCAGTCACACCCCCACGGCATTCTGATTGCGCCACTGTTTTATCGGGAGTCACTGCCGTTTTTCGAGCGGTGGCACCAACTCCGAATTCCGTACGTACTGTTTAACACGGATATAGCCGAGATCAAGCCACTGAGCTACGTAGGACAGGATTCTTACCAGAGTGGTTTCTTGGCCGGTAAGCTTTTGCAATTTGGGCAGTCGCAGCCCGGCACCTTTCTCATTGCGCACATTGCCGAGGACATTGCCAACTCCGTCCACGTTACCCAGAAAGAACGGGGATTTCGGGACTACTTCGCTCAGTTAGCGGCAGCGCAGCCTGGCTCAAGCAAGCAGGATGGCCACAATCCGTATAAGATTATCAGCATCGATCTTCCTTACCCCACGGAGCAATCGTTTGCGCAGAAGCTAACGCAGCTGCTAGACCAGGAGCAGCAGCAACTGCGTGGCATTTTCGTCAGTACTTCCAAAGCGTACGAAATTGCGCCTTACCTAAAGAAGTACCCTACCGACATTCGTTTGGTAGGCTACGACTTATTGGAAGAAAATATTCACTTCCTGAAAGAAGGGACTATTGATTTTCTGATCAACCAGAACCCGAAAGAGCAAGGCTATTACGGACTCTATGCCCTGGCCGATCAGCTGATTTTCAAGAAAGATGTTTCCCCCTTGAAGTACTTACCGCTCGATATTATTGCGAAAGAAAATTTACACTACTACGTAGAAAAATAA